The genomic window TTATTTTTAATAGTAAAAACTATTTATGAAGTGTTTTAATGTATTTTTCCAATGCCATTGTCATCGATGGAGTTTCTTTAGTCGGAGCCATTAAATCTACTCTTAATCCTGCCTCTTCTGCAGCAGCTAACGTTGTATTTCCAAATACCCCGATTTTTGTTTCGTCTTGGTTGAAATCCGGGAAATTCTGCTGTAGGGATTTGATTCCTTGCGGGCTGAAGAAAATCAACATTTCGTAATCCTTGATATTGATATCCGTAAGATCACTGCAGACCGTTCTGTACATGATAGCCCTTGTCCAGTCAATATTTGCGGAATCTAATGTTTTTACAATATCCGGGCTCAAAACGTCTGAAGACGGCAGCAAATATTTTTCCGATGGAAATTTTTTGAAAAGAGGAGCCAGGTCCGCGAAGTTTTTCTCCCCGAAGCTGATTTTTCTTTTTCTGTAAACAATATGTTTCTGAAGATAGTTGGCAATCGCTTCAGACTGGCAGATGTATCTCATCGTATCCGGTACCGAAAAACGAAGTTCCTCAGCAAGTCTG from Chryseobacterium camelliae includes these protein-coding regions:
- a CDS encoding uroporphyrinogen-III synthase, which gives rise to MRIKSILVSQPAPSESSPYLDIAKKEKIKIDFRPFIHVEGVDNKELRTQKIDLTQYTGIIFTSKNAIDHYFRLAEELRFSVPDTMRYICQSEAIANYLQKHIVYRKRKISFGEKNFADLAPLFKKFPSEKYLLPSSDVLSPDIVKTLDSANIDWTRAIMYRTVCSDLTDINIKDYEMLIFFSPQGIKSLQQNFPDFNQDETKIGVFGNTTLAAAEEAGLRVDLMAPTKETPSMTMALEKYIKTLHK